The following coding sequences lie in one Psychrobacter arenosus genomic window:
- the hsdR gene encoding type I restriction-modification system endonuclease, whose translation MSESKFTSNFDFMAEHDPIFLELATNAERVFKSDPNTSLIKMRQLGEALAQDLATRNNIAFDRNIKQVDLINRLNYELRLDKNLITEFHSLREEGNKAVHSFKTNHSEAAIALKMGRSLCIWYHKTYGKKGGVFKPAKFEELPDPSQQLQKLTLQVQQLSAQLKNTTSQSDDVEKITKLKEQEAALIEQEKREYQQLAEMMDEEARSLAEQNKQQEAELARIRKEFVEQTEQLQAELAKNIAQGVKLPTRVRLADFIPSEDDARLLIDEQLRQSGWLVDSEIITQANGEIPEVGKNKAIAEWTMQNGRADYVLFVGLSPVATIEAKSQNTNVSNKIQQAERYAKGMKFTEAMKPAWELTDSALNWRSSSSPDNSDYDIPFVFSCNGRPFIKQLPELSGIWFRDARKTNNAAKPLESFYSPEGLLDLLKRDVLLAEDKLKQEPFAYLGLRGYQVDAIKAVEENLEAGADRCLLAMATGTGKTRTIIGLIYRFLKAERFKRILFLVDRTALGEQAFDSMQEMTLEQNQTLSKIYNVAELGDMAVEAETRVQVATVQAMVKRIFSGDNPPTIDQYDCIIVDEAHRGYTLDQEMTEGELAVRDNTQYLSTYRRALDYFDAVKIGLTATPAKHTSEIFGKPVFNFSYREAVAADWLIDYEPPIRYETLLTKNGIHIDKGEQVSRIDTMTGVVDTAELEDELNFEVTNFNRTVITESFNRVICEQLAQEIDPTGDEKTLIFCATDLHADMVKRLLDEAFLAVHGDSYNEDAVKKITGASDKVGQLIRRYKNEKFPSVAITVDLLTTGIDVPSICHLVFLRRVKSRILFEQMIGRATRRCDDIGKTVFKVYDPVDIFASLQDVNTMKPLVKKPNITIDQLIAELIDNTPANSAEPLLAEVSESSVSYQIDSPSSDHDENGTEADTAEINQDSEENTVSTSHEDKFIVSAQEIEQHHQQVLAELSQKIMRVLRKADKKAERKPELKAKLDELKELWGVGPEKLHQELHEGGVVKAKEFLIKHSNLLGQLTEVKYLTGSAQMPVIYEGEDELLSREQGFGEHQRPDDYLESFDAYIRNNLNNSVALTVIATNPKTLTREALKEVKIMLDSAGYSEAKLRSAWREKTNQDIAASVIGHIRRAALGESLIPFEQRVNQAMQAIYASHSWTPLQRKWLDRLAKQLQYETLVDKRFVNESFASQGGVKQFDKVLQNKLDDVLEQVNEALWQA comes from the coding sequence ATGAGTGAAAGCAAGTTTACTTCTAATTTTGATTTTATGGCAGAGCACGACCCAATATTTTTAGAGTTGGCCACCAATGCCGAACGGGTTTTTAAAAGTGACCCTAATACGAGCCTTATTAAGATGCGGCAGCTGGGGGAAGCATTAGCTCAGGACTTAGCCACTAGAAATAACATTGCTTTTGATAGAAATATAAAGCAGGTTGATTTGATAAATCGGTTAAATTACGAGCTACGACTCGATAAAAACCTTATTACTGAGTTTCATAGCTTAAGAGAAGAGGGCAATAAGGCGGTACATAGTTTCAAAACTAATCATAGTGAAGCAGCGATAGCTTTAAAAATGGGCCGCTCGCTATGTATCTGGTATCACAAAACTTATGGCAAAAAAGGCGGTGTGTTCAAACCTGCTAAATTTGAAGAGCTTCCTGATCCGAGTCAGCAACTACAAAAGCTAACCTTACAAGTACAGCAACTATCGGCGCAACTTAAAAATACTACCAGTCAAAGTGACGATGTCGAAAAAATCACAAAGTTAAAGGAACAAGAAGCTGCTCTAATTGAACAAGAGAAAAGAGAATATCAGCAATTGGCTGAAATGATGGATGAAGAAGCGCGCTCACTAGCGGAACAAAATAAACAACAAGAAGCAGAGCTGGCGAGAATAAGAAAAGAATTCGTCGAGCAAACCGAGCAGCTACAAGCTGAGCTGGCCAAAAATATTGCCCAAGGTGTTAAGCTACCTACTCGCGTGAGACTAGCAGATTTTATTCCTTCTGAGGATGATGCGCGCTTATTGATTGATGAGCAGCTGCGTCAATCGGGCTGGCTAGTAGATAGCGAAATAATAACCCAAGCCAATGGCGAGATACCTGAAGTAGGTAAAAACAAGGCCATTGCTGAATGGACTATGCAAAATGGCAGAGCTGATTACGTATTATTCGTCGGCTTATCCCCAGTCGCCACTATTGAAGCCAAGAGTCAGAACACTAACGTATCTAATAAAATACAGCAGGCTGAAAGATACGCCAAAGGTATGAAGTTTACCGAAGCAATGAAACCCGCTTGGGAGCTTACAGACAGCGCTCTTAATTGGCGTAGCAGTAGTAGTCCTGACAATAGCGACTATGATATTCCCTTTGTGTTTTCGTGTAATGGTCGACCTTTTATTAAGCAGCTGCCAGAGCTCTCCGGTATTTGGTTTAGAGACGCTAGGAAAACCAATAACGCGGCTAAACCATTAGAGAGCTTTTATAGCCCAGAGGGGCTATTAGACCTCCTAAAACGTGATGTATTACTAGCAGAGGACAAGCTTAAGCAAGAACCTTTTGCCTACCTAGGGCTAAGGGGCTATCAAGTAGACGCCATCAAAGCGGTTGAAGAAAATCTAGAGGCAGGTGCTGACCGTTGTCTTTTAGCTATGGCAACAGGTACGGGCAAGACGCGAACTATCATCGGTCTTATCTATCGCTTCCTAAAAGCTGAACGATTTAAACGTATTTTATTTCTAGTAGATAGGACAGCGCTAGGTGAGCAGGCTTTTGATAGTATGCAAGAGATGACGCTAGAGCAAAACCAGACCTTATCAAAGATTTATAATGTCGCTGAGCTAGGCGATATGGCGGTAGAGGCGGAAACACGGGTGCAAGTGGCGACGGTCCAAGCGATGGTCAAACGTATCTTTAGCGGTGACAATCCACCTACCATCGACCAGTATGACTGCATCATTGTCGATGAGGCACATAGAGGCTACACCTTAGACCAAGAGATGACCGAAGGTGAGTTAGCTGTGCGCGATAACACTCAGTACCTATCTACTTATAGACGCGCGCTCGATTATTTTGATGCGGTTAAGATTGGATTAACGGCAACCCCTGCCAAGCATACCAGTGAAATCTTTGGTAAGCCTGTATTTAACTTCTCTTATCGGGAAGCAGTGGCCGCAGACTGGCTCATTGATTATGAACCGCCTATTCGCTATGAGACTCTATTAACTAAAAATGGCATCCATATCGATAAGGGAGAGCAAGTTAGTCGTATCGATACCATGACGGGGGTAGTAGATACCGCTGAGTTAGAAGATGAGTTGAACTTTGAGGTGACTAACTTCAACCGTACGGTCATTACAGAAAGTTTTAACCGTGTGATTTGTGAACAGCTTGCCCAAGAGATAGATCCCACTGGTGACGAAAAGACCTTAATATTCTGTGCTACAGATTTGCATGCAGATATGGTCAAGCGCTTATTGGATGAAGCTTTTTTAGCTGTGCATGGGGACAGCTATAACGAAGATGCTGTCAAAAAAATAACGGGCGCTAGCGATAAAGTGGGTCAGTTGATCCGCCGTTATAAAAATGAAAAGTTCCCTAGTGTTGCTATCACGGTAGATCTATTGACTACCGGTATCGATGTGCCCAGTATTTGTCATCTAGTATTTTTACGCCGAGTGAAGTCGCGTATTTTATTTGAGCAAATGATAGGTCGTGCTACCAGACGTTGTGATGATATTGGTAAGACCGTCTTTAAGGTCTACGATCCTGTAGATATTTTTGCATCATTGCAAGACGTGAATACCATGAAACCCTTGGTGAAAAAACCCAATATCACTATTGATCAATTAATTGCAGAGTTGATTGACAACACACCCGCAAACTCCGCAGAGCCGCTGCTAGCGGAAGTGAGTGAAAGCAGTGTTAGTTATCAGATAGACAGCCCATCGTCAGATCATGATGAGAATGGCACTGAAGCAGACACAGCAGAGATCAATCAGGACAGCGAAGAGAATACGGTCTCAACGTCTCACGAGGATAAGTTTATTGTCTCCGCTCAAGAGATAGAGCAACACCACCAGCAGGTATTAGCTGAGCTATCGCAAAAAATCATGCGCGTATTACGTAAAGCTGATAAAAAAGCTGAGCGTAAACCCGAGCTAAAAGCCAAGCTTGATGAATTAAAGGAACTGTGGGGCGTAGGGCCTGAGAAGCTACACCAAGAGTTGCATGAAGGCGGAGTGGTGAAAGCTAAAGAATTTTTAATTAAGCATAGTAATTTATTAGGGCAACTGACTGAAGTGAAGTACCTTACAGGCTCAGCGCAAATGCCAGTCATCTACGAGGGTGAAGATGAGTTGCTTAGCCGAGAGCAAGGTTTTGGTGAGCATCAGCGTCCTGATGACTACCTAGAGAGCTTTGACGCCTATATTAGGAATAACCTCAATAATTCAGTCGCGCTAACTGTAATAGCAACCAATCCTAAAACGCTAACTCGTGAGGCGCTAAAAGAAGTCAAAATCATGTTGGATAGTGCCGGTTATAGCGAGGCAAAATTGCGCTCGGCATGGCGTGAAAAGACTAATCAGGATATAGCGGCCAGTGTGATCGGCCATATCAGACGCGCAGCACTAGGTGAGTCATTAATACCCTTTGAGCAACGGGTCAATCAAGCTATGCAAGCCATCTATGCCAGTCACAGTTGGACCCCCTTACAGCGCAAATGGCTAGACCGACTCGCCAAGCAACTTCAGTACGAGACCTTAGTAGACAAGCGCTTTGTAAATGAGAGCTTTGCCAGTCAAGGTGGGGTTAAGCAGTTTGATAAGGTATTACAGAATAAGCTAGATGACGTGTTAGAGCAGGTCAATGAGGCTTTGTGGCAAGCTTAA
- a CDS encoding type I restriction-modification system subunit M has protein sequence MSSSNIVQKLWNLCDVLRDDGINYSDYVTELVLLLFIKMEYENTEQGLLVKHTLPEGCRWTDINELSGLNLLNKYKQVLLDLSQSDDLLIATIYNDAYTRLREPRHLEQLVKSLDNLDWFSIQNDGLGDLYEGLLEKNATETKSGAGQYFTPRVLIDSMVRCIKPQVGEVIQDPAAGTAGFLIAADAYIKSQTDDLFDVSAEQQKFQKSKAFVGVELVPNTRRLALMNCMLHGMEGDNEGVIHQGNALGEAGANLPKADIILANPPFGTSKGGDASITRDDLTYKTSNKQLAFLQHIYRNLKAGGRAAVVLPDNVLFEAGIGTEIRRDLMDKCDLHTILRLPTGIFYAAGVKTNVLFFTKGTAKNPDQDQKCTENVWVYDLRTNMPTFGKRTPFSPQHLAPFEALYGDDPKGTSPRSEGDWSFAPELEEDKGEAAEQDMENSRWRVFSRNWIADEKGDSLDISWLKDSDSIDAADLAEPHVLASEAMTELTEALRQLDGLMQALGQADEADVQKQLLLDILGLDTEGKL, from the coding sequence ATGAGTAGTAGCAATATCGTACAAAAGCTTTGGAATCTCTGTGATGTACTACGAGATGATGGCATCAACTACAGTGATTATGTGACTGAGCTGGTACTACTGCTATTCATTAAGATGGAGTATGAAAATACAGAGCAGGGCTTATTGGTCAAGCATACCTTGCCAGAGGGCTGCCGTTGGACAGATATCAATGAGCTATCAGGGCTGAACCTGCTCAATAAATATAAGCAAGTCCTATTGGATCTCTCCCAGAGTGATGACTTATTAATTGCGACTATCTATAACGATGCTTATACGCGCTTAAGAGAGCCGCGCCACCTTGAGCAACTGGTCAAGAGCTTAGACAATCTAGATTGGTTCAGTATCCAAAACGATGGTCTGGGCGATCTCTATGAAGGCCTTCTTGAGAAAAACGCTACCGAGACTAAATCAGGTGCCGGTCAGTATTTCACGCCGCGCGTACTAATCGACAGTATGGTGCGCTGTATCAAGCCGCAAGTAGGTGAGGTAATCCAAGATCCAGCCGCTGGTACAGCAGGCTTCCTAATCGCTGCCGATGCTTATATCAAATCGCAGACCGATGATTTATTTGATGTGAGTGCTGAGCAACAAAAGTTCCAAAAGTCTAAAGCCTTTGTAGGTGTGGAGCTAGTACCGAATACCCGCCGTCTCGCGCTTATGAACTGCATGCTACACGGTATGGAAGGCGATAACGAAGGCGTAATCCATCAAGGTAATGCGTTAGGGGAAGCGGGCGCGAATCTACCTAAAGCCGATATTATCCTAGCCAATCCACCCTTCGGTACGTCCAAAGGCGGTGATGCCAGTATCACCCGTGATGATTTAACTTATAAGACCAGTAATAAGCAGTTGGCATTTTTGCAACACATCTATCGCAACCTTAAGGCAGGCGGGCGTGCCGCTGTGGTGCTGCCTGACAACGTATTGTTTGAAGCCGGTATTGGTACTGAGATACGTCGTGACTTGATGGATAAGTGTGACTTGCATACCATTTTGCGTCTGCCTACCGGTATCTTTTATGCCGCTGGCGTGAAAACTAACGTGTTATTTTTCACGAAAGGTACTGCTAAAAATCCAGACCAAGACCAGAAGTGTACTGAAAACGTCTGGGTCTATGATTTACGTACCAACATGCCAACCTTTGGTAAGCGCACGCCTTTTAGTCCACAGCACTTAGCACCGTTTGAAGCGCTCTATGGCGATGATCCAAAAGGCACGAGTCCTCGTAGCGAAGGAGACTGGTCATTTGCTCCTGAGCTAGAGGAAGACAAGGGTGAAGCCGCTGAGCAAGATATGGAGAACAGTCGCTGGCGTGTGTTTAGCCGTAATTGGATTGCGGATGAAAAGGGCGATAGCTTAGATATTAGTTGGTTAAAAGATAGCGATAGTATTGATGCAGCAGATTTAGCTGAACCTCATGTGCTAGCTAGTGAAGCGATGACAGAGCTTACTGAGGCTTTACGTCAGCTTGATGGTTTAATGCAGGCTTTGGGTCAGGCTGATGAAGCCGATGTTCAAAAACAATTACTACTAGATATTTTAGGTTTAGATACAGAGGGCAAACTATGA
- a CDS encoding helix-turn-helix transcriptional regulator gives MALKKHERLAYRLADIIVRLNAGERLNIDELAETYQVSTRTLKRDFQDRLTAIEFSEGGPQFYRLDSKKIGFLDISDIKRFANFASVQDLLPQIDREFFQQQLNQSILVKGFDYEKIHERTEEFKTINQAITSCHCIEFDYRKLSDTSTDGGSKHHRLHPYHLLNKNGIWYVVGTWKEQTRTFCFTQISNLQVTGETFECDKAVKAEIIDTDSLFFSNQISEIVLQVDAKVAGYFQRRNLLPNQELVRKLDSGDLLLVCKDVHPREVVPIVQYWIPHIRIISPVEVQKQMEENLKIYLNK, from the coding sequence ATGGCATTGAAGAAACATGAAAGACTGGCTTATCGGCTCGCTGACATTATTGTCCGATTAAACGCTGGTGAACGTCTAAATATTGACGAGTTGGCGGAAACCTATCAGGTATCTACGCGCACTTTAAAGAGAGATTTTCAGGATCGCCTAACCGCTATAGAGTTTAGTGAAGGTGGCCCTCAATTTTATCGCCTTGATAGCAAGAAAATTGGGTTCTTAGATATCAGTGATATTAAACGCTTTGCTAATTTCGCTAGCGTGCAAGACCTACTGCCACAGATTGACCGTGAATTTTTTCAACAACAATTAAACCAGAGTATTTTGGTCAAAGGCTTTGACTACGAGAAGATTCATGAACGTACTGAAGAATTTAAAACCATCAATCAAGCCATTACTTCCTGCCACTGTATAGAATTTGACTATCGTAAGCTCAGCGACACCTCCACTGATGGTGGCAGTAAGCATCATCGCCTACATCCTTATCATTTGCTCAATAAAAATGGGATTTGGTATGTCGTCGGCACATGGAAAGAGCAGACGCGCACCTTTTGCTTTACGCAAATTAGCAATCTGCAAGTGACAGGCGAAACTTTCGAGTGTGACAAAGCCGTTAAAGCTGAAATCATTGATACAGACAGTCTGTTTTTTAGTAACCAAATTAGCGAGATTGTCCTGCAAGTAGACGCCAAAGTCGCAGGATACTTCCAACGTCGTAACTTACTCCCCAATCAGGAATTGGTGCGTAAGTTGGATAGTGGTGATTTGCTGTTGGTCTGTAAGGATGTGCACCCGCGAGAGGTGGTGCCTATTGTGCAATATTGGATACCTCACATTCGCATTATTAGTCCTGTTGAGGTGCAGAAGCAGATGGAAGAAAACCTTAAGATATATCTGAATAAATAA